One segment of Fibrobacter sp. UWR3 DNA contains the following:
- a CDS encoding nucleotidyltransferase domain-containing protein, which translates to MNLPLNIQRQIEEFAKTCKLEKVVLFGSRARGTNRERSDIDLAVSGGGVDRFEELLEEQADTLLSFDVVNLNEVVSDKLKAAIAREGRLLYAKV; encoded by the coding sequence ATGAACTTGCCGCTGAACATACAACGCCAGATAGAGGAGTTTGCGAAAACTTGCAAACTCGAGAAGGTCGTTTTGTTTGGTTCTCGGGCAAGGGGGACTAACCGGGAGCGGAGCGATATTGACTTGGCGGTTTCTGGTGGTGGTGTGGATCGCTTCGAGGAGTTGCTTGAAGAGCAGGCGGATACGCTTCTGTCGTTTGATGTTGTGAACCTGAACGAGGTTGTTTCAGACAAGTTGAAGGCTGCCATTGCTCGAGAGGGGAGGCTGCTGTATGCAAAAGTTTGA
- the secA gene encoding preprotein translocase subunit SecA: MSIVDTVLHKVFGTPHERKVKQLRPVIEKIHAARLALEALDDAALAAKSAEFREKLKNGGTLEDIKVDAFAVCQEACDRRLGIFNIFKPEYGFDFSRLGPELQDAVNDAKAELDSGKNEWEVYLPAALYAKVRELYPESVKPFRMMPFDVQMIGGLVLHEGAIAEMATGEGKTLAAALPVYLNGLGGHGVHVVTVNDYLAGRDAKQMGLVYKFLGLTVGLIVNGLDPETRRTSYNSDVTYGTNNEFGFDYLRDNMAVDPSQLVQRELNFCIVDEVDSILIDEARTPLIISGPAEDATDKYSKANEIAQKLIKNKDFGVDEKDKYIMLTEKGVNHVESLLQITNLYGEHADWVHYIDQALRAWHLYEKDVDYIVRDGEIVIVDENTGRLMEGRRYSNGMHQAIEAKEGVQIRRENQTLATITFQNYFRMYKKLSGMTGTAETEATEFIKIYNMNTWVIPTNKPCIRQDLQDMVYKSEDAKWRAIVAEIKERHSKGQPLLVGTASIEKSEHLHGLLEKEGIPHEVLNAKNHGREAEIIQYAGYKDKVTIATNMAGRGTDIALGPGVTELGGLHVLGTERHESRRIDNQLRGRSGRQGDPGSSQYFLSLDDNLMRIFGGDSVKNLMTRFGVGEDEVITHPIVSRSIRGAQRRVEGQSFDIRKHLLDYDNVMNEQRKVIYGLRRRILNGEDISQEIMDRIEDACDIKVSNYIVAKSYPEDWNLEGLHTDLQRTLGMEYHLTLDEAMHKTPEQVLDEIIGLCKARYEKLGKIIPEADFRNIERRFLLMTIDQVWKEHLYAMDQLKDAIRFHGYAQKDPLMVYKNEGFKLFEGCLEKIATLTALRILNIRITLPNGMTVSPDQLQLKSQEQIDAERKAAEAAQAQGGSPTDKAAEPAEAEQLSAEGAKAAGLAGQAATSESNAISEEQQGAQPMPQSALPGTRPTVRRTYTNPAVLAAARKRAQQQGPKLGRNDPCWCGSGLKYKKCHGKDVE, from the coding sequence ATGAGCATAGTAGATACTGTCCTCCACAAGGTTTTCGGAACTCCGCACGAACGCAAGGTGAAGCAGCTCCGCCCTGTAATCGAGAAGATTCATGCGGCAAGGCTTGCCCTCGAGGCCCTGGACGATGCGGCCCTTGCCGCGAAGAGCGCGGAATTCCGCGAGAAACTCAAGAACGGCGGCACTCTCGAGGATATCAAGGTCGATGCCTTTGCGGTGTGCCAGGAAGCCTGTGACCGCAGGCTCGGTATCTTCAACATCTTCAAGCCGGAATATGGCTTCGACTTCAGCCGCCTCGGCCCCGAACTGCAGGATGCGGTGAACGACGCGAAGGCGGAACTCGACAGCGGGAAGAACGAATGGGAAGTCTACCTGCCTGCCGCCCTCTACGCGAAGGTGCGCGAGCTCTACCCGGAATCGGTAAAGCCGTTCCGCATGATGCCCTTCGACGTGCAGATGATCGGTGGCCTCGTGCTCCACGAGGGCGCGATTGCCGAAATGGCGACGGGTGAAGGTAAGACCCTCGCTGCCGCCCTCCCGGTGTACCTGAACGGCCTCGGCGGCCACGGCGTGCATGTGGTGACGGTGAACGACTACCTCGCAGGCCGTGACGCGAAGCAGATGGGCCTCGTGTACAAGTTCCTCGGGCTTACGGTGGGCCTTATCGTGAACGGGCTCGACCCGGAAACGCGCCGCACGAGCTACAACAGCGACGTGACCTACGGTACCAACAACGAGTTCGGCTTTGACTACCTGCGCGACAACATGGCGGTCGACCCCTCGCAGCTGGTGCAGCGCGAGCTCAACTTCTGCATCGTGGACGAAGTGGACTCCATCTTGATTGACGAGGCGCGTACCCCGCTTATCATCAGCGGCCCTGCCGAGGATGCGACCGACAAGTACTCGAAGGCGAACGAGATTGCCCAGAAACTCATCAAGAACAAGGACTTCGGCGTGGACGAGAAGGACAAGTACATCATGCTCACCGAGAAGGGCGTGAACCACGTGGAAAGCCTCCTCCAGATTACGAACCTCTACGGCGAGCACGCCGACTGGGTGCACTACATTGACCAGGCACTCCGCGCATGGCACCTGTACGAGAAGGACGTGGACTACATCGTGCGCGATGGCGAAATCGTCATCGTGGACGAGAACACGGGCCGCCTCATGGAAGGCCGCCGTTACAGCAACGGCATGCACCAGGCCATCGAGGCGAAGGAAGGCGTGCAGATCCGTCGCGAGAACCAGACGCTTGCGACCATCACGTTCCAGAACTACTTCCGCATGTACAAGAAGCTCTCGGGCATGACGGGTACCGCCGAAACCGAAGCTACGGAATTCATCAAGATTTACAACATGAACACGTGGGTGATTCCCACGAACAAGCCCTGCATCCGCCAGGACCTGCAGGACATGGTGTACAAGAGCGAAGACGCGAAGTGGCGCGCCATCGTGGCAGAAATCAAGGAACGCCACAGCAAGGGCCAGCCGCTCCTCGTGGGTACGGCATCCATCGAGAAGTCCGAGCACCTGCACGGCCTTTTGGAGAAGGAAGGCATTCCGCACGAAGTCTTGAACGCGAAGAACCATGGCCGCGAAGCGGAAATCATCCAGTACGCGGGCTACAAGGACAAGGTGACGATTGCGACCAACATGGCTGGTCGCGGTACCGACATCGCGCTTGGCCCGGGAGTCACGGAACTGGGTGGTCTCCATGTGCTTGGCACGGAACGCCACGAGTCCCGCCGTATCGACAACCAGTTGCGCGGCCGTTCGGGCCGTCAGGGTGACCCGGGTTCGAGCCAGTACTTCCTTAGCCTCGACGACAACCTGATGCGCATTTTCGGTGGCGACAGCGTGAAGAACTTGATGACCCGCTTTGGCGTGGGCGAAGACGAGGTGATTACGCACCCGATCGTTTCCCGCTCCATCCGTGGTGCACAGCGCCGCGTGGAAGGCCAGAGCTTCGATATCCGTAAGCACTTGCTCGACTACGATAACGTGATGAACGAGCAGCGCAAGGTGATTTACGGGCTCCGCCGCCGTATTCTGAACGGCGAGGACATCAGCCAGGAAATCATGGACCGCATCGAGGACGCGTGCGATATCAAGGTCTCTAACTACATCGTGGCGAAGAGTTACCCCGAGGACTGGAACCTCGAGGGCCTGCATACCGACCTGCAGCGCACGCTCGGCATGGAATACCACCTCACGCTCGACGAGGCGATGCACAAGACTCCGGAACAGGTGCTCGACGAGATTATCGGGCTCTGCAAGGCGCGCTACGAGAAGCTCGGCAAGATTATCCCGGAAGCCGACTTCCGCAACATCGAGCGCCGCTTCCTGCTCATGACGATTGACCAGGTGTGGAAGGAACATTTGTATGCGATGGACCAGCTGAAGGATGCCATCCGCTTCCACGGTTACGCGCAGAAGGACCCGCTGATGGTCTACAAGAACGAGGGCTTCAAGCTGTTCGAGGGCTGCCTCGAGAAGATTGCGACCCTCACGGCGCTGCGCATCTTGAACATCCGCATTACGCTCCCGAACGGCATGACCGTGTCGCCGGACCAGCTGCAGCTCAAGAGCCAGGAACAGATTGATGCTGAACGCAAGGCCGCCGAAGCCGCGCAGGCACAGGGCGGCTCACCGACCGATAAGGCCGCTGAGCCTGCCGAAGCGGAGCAGCTGAGTGCAGAAGGCGCGAAGGCCGCGGGTCTCGCCGGCCAGGCCGCTACTTCCGAAAGCAACGCCATCTCGGAAGAACAGCAGGGCGCCCAGCCGATGCCGCAGTCCGCCTTGCCGGGCACGCGCCCGACGGTGCGCCGTACCTACACGAACCCCGCCGTGCTCGCCGCCGCAAGGAAGCGCGCCCAGCAGCAGGGCCCGAAGCTCGGGCGTAACGACCCGTGCTGGTGCGGTTCCGGCCTCAAGTACAAGAAGTGCCACGGCAAGGACGTGGAGTAA